The following coding sequences lie in one Alloacidobacterium dinghuense genomic window:
- a CDS encoding beta-L-arabinofuranosidase domain-containing protein, giving the protein MKSESDWFINRRAFCKQLSAAAALAANTRAFGFPATGPTDNAVKNRAPLTPNTFDPLPLGAIRPAGWLRAQLQIQGNGLGGHLDETWADVGPNSGWLGGTGESWERGPYYLDGLVPLAYQLDDARLKAKAQKYIDWTLNNQQPNGMIGPRSNDDWWPRMVILKALTQYQEATGDSRVIPFMQRYFSYQISQLSTRPLRDWGKFRWHDEVLSVLWLYNRTGDPKLIELAKLLHQQGYDWQAEFANFQYTHRITREFIKLDEHKGLSDTALATHGVNNAMALKASPVWSLLSGNNTDRNALMHQLAELDRYHGLPNGIFSADEHLAGPNPSQGTELCTVVEMMYSLEVALAVMGTPILGDRLERLAYNCLPGTFTDDMWAHQYNQQPNQVQCSLNHKPWTTDGPESNLFGLEPNFGCCAANFHQGWPKLTANLWMASSDDGIAALVYAPSEVQATIRSTPVRITEQTEYPFRDKIRIAVHAEKALNFPLQLRIPAWAKDAGIRVNGQSQPSPPAGTFAKIERTWKQGDTVELTLPLEARANKGFNNSIAFERGPLVFSYPIGEDWLKLRDRGMTADWQVYPTTQWNYAVKTDEIKATELPVAEGPFTLKASPVKLEVKARKLPAWVAEDGVANPVPQSPVTCDQPEETVTLVPYAAAKLRITAFPELKI; this is encoded by the coding sequence TTGAAGTCAGAGTCCGACTGGTTCATCAATCGCAGAGCCTTCTGCAAGCAACTCAGCGCCGCAGCAGCTCTCGCAGCAAACACACGCGCATTCGGCTTCCCAGCCACAGGCCCGACAGACAACGCAGTAAAAAACCGCGCTCCACTCACACCCAACACTTTCGACCCACTGCCGCTCGGCGCCATCAGACCTGCAGGATGGTTACGCGCACAGTTACAAATTCAAGGCAATGGACTCGGCGGCCATCTCGACGAAACCTGGGCCGACGTAGGCCCAAACTCCGGCTGGCTCGGCGGCACCGGCGAATCCTGGGAGCGCGGTCCCTACTACCTCGACGGTCTCGTCCCGCTTGCATATCAGCTCGACGATGCCCGTCTCAAGGCTAAAGCTCAGAAATACATCGACTGGACACTCAACAACCAGCAGCCCAACGGCATGATCGGCCCGCGCTCCAATGACGACTGGTGGCCGCGCATGGTCATACTCAAAGCGCTCACGCAATATCAGGAAGCAACGGGCGACTCGCGCGTCATCCCCTTCATGCAGCGCTACTTCTCATACCAGATCTCGCAACTGTCTACGCGTCCCTTGCGAGACTGGGGCAAGTTCCGCTGGCATGACGAAGTCCTGAGCGTGCTCTGGCTCTACAACCGCACCGGCGACCCCAAGCTCATCGAACTCGCGAAGCTTCTCCATCAGCAGGGATACGACTGGCAAGCCGAATTCGCCAACTTCCAATACACCCATCGCATCACGCGGGAATTCATCAAGCTCGACGAGCACAAGGGACTCAGCGATACGGCACTCGCCACGCACGGCGTTAACAATGCCATGGCGCTCAAGGCCTCGCCCGTCTGGTCACTTCTCAGCGGAAACAACACCGACCGCAACGCGCTCATGCATCAACTCGCCGAACTCGACCGCTATCACGGCCTGCCCAACGGCATCTTCTCTGCCGATGAGCATCTCGCCGGACCAAACCCGTCGCAGGGCACAGAACTCTGCACCGTGGTCGAGATGATGTACTCGCTCGAAGTGGCGCTCGCAGTAATGGGCACTCCGATACTCGGAGACCGACTTGAACGCCTCGCCTACAACTGCCTGCCAGGCACCTTCACCGATGACATGTGGGCGCACCAATACAATCAGCAACCGAATCAGGTCCAGTGCAGCCTCAACCACAAGCCGTGGACCACCGATGGCCCCGAATCCAATCTCTTTGGACTCGAACCTAACTTCGGTTGCTGCGCAGCAAATTTCCATCAGGGCTGGCCCAAGCTCACCGCGAATCTCTGGATGGCCAGCAGCGATGACGGCATCGCCGCCCTCGTCTACGCGCCCAGCGAAGTCCAAGCCACGATTCGCAGCACGCCCGTTCGCATCACAGAACAAACCGAATACCCATTCCGTGACAAGATCCGCATCGCGGTCCATGCAGAGAAAGCCCTGAACTTCCCGCTGCAATTGCGTATCCCCGCATGGGCAAAGGATGCCGGCATCCGCGTCAATGGCCAGTCACAACCATCCCCCCCAGCCGGAACCTTCGCAAAAATCGAACGCACATGGAAGCAGGGCGACACCGTTGAACTCACTCTCCCACTCGAAGCGCGCGCCAACAAAGGCTTCAACAACTCCATCGCCTTCGAGCGCGGTCCGCTCGTCTTTTCCTACCCCATTGGAGAAGACTGGCTCAAGCTGCGCGACCGCGGCATGACCGCCGACTGGCAGGTCTACCCCACCACGCAATGGAACTACGCCGTCAAAACAGACGAGATCAAAGCAACAGAATTACCCGTGGCTGAAGGCCCATTCACCCTCAAAGCTTCACCAGTAAAGCTCGAAGTAAAAGCCCGCAAGCTTCCCGCGTGGGTCGCCGAAGACGGAGTAGCAAACCCCGTCCCGCAAAGCCCTGTCACCTGCGACCAGCCGGAAGAAACAGTAACGCTCGTCCCCTACGCCGCCGCAAAACTACGCATCACCGCATTCCCCGAATTGAAGATCTGA
- a CDS encoding cytochrome c3 family protein — translation MFRSRFHSEFLLCIFLFLPLLHVSAQTSTKATFVGSEQCRKCHEQIYASWSKTRMANVVRDPAKHPEALLGDFTHPDPVRTFDLKDVAFVYGSRWKQRYFTRRGDEYYVLPAQWDIAQKKWLPFHVEKGTDWWAAYYPDSNFDRPTGPLCDGCHSVNYNIETKQVTEWNVGCEKCHGPGSDHVLHPTKDNIVNPRNLDNVRGTDVCMQCHTQGRPLQETIEGKYYDWPVGYLPGQRLSDYWRLEESKLGTQDFYYFPDGTAHKNRMQGNDFIHSNMYHRGLRCFDCHDVHSSDNPSNLIATGNELCLGCHTKENPAGLKTSVAEHTHHAETSAGSQCAACHMPKIEVTIKGQFVSSHTFNFIWPKMTEQFGIPNACNTCHKDKTPAWATEQLQHWNTISPWRAGS, via the coding sequence ATGTTCAGAAGCCGGTTCCACTCGGAATTTCTTCTCTGCATCTTTTTGTTCCTACCGCTTTTGCACGTCAGCGCTCAAACTTCTACCAAGGCCACGTTCGTCGGCTCCGAACAATGCCGCAAGTGCCACGAGCAAATCTACGCCAGCTGGTCGAAAACGCGCATGGCCAACGTCGTGCGTGATCCCGCCAAACACCCTGAAGCTCTTCTCGGCGATTTCACCCATCCCGACCCCGTGCGTACTTTCGACCTGAAAGATGTCGCCTTCGTTTACGGCAGCCGCTGGAAGCAGCGTTACTTCACCCGTCGCGGCGATGAGTACTACGTTCTGCCCGCGCAATGGGACATCGCACAAAAGAAGTGGCTGCCTTTTCACGTAGAGAAAGGAACTGACTGGTGGGCCGCCTACTATCCCGACAGCAACTTCGATCGGCCTACAGGTCCGCTCTGCGACGGCTGCCACTCCGTCAACTACAACATCGAGACCAAACAAGTCACCGAATGGAACGTGGGCTGCGAGAAATGCCACGGCCCCGGCAGCGACCACGTCCTGCACCCGACAAAAGACAACATCGTCAATCCGCGAAACCTCGACAACGTACGTGGAACCGATGTCTGCATGCAGTGCCACACACAGGGACGCCCCCTGCAGGAAACCATCGAAGGAAAGTATTACGACTGGCCCGTAGGCTACCTTCCCGGACAACGCCTCTCCGACTACTGGCGTCTCGAAGAATCAAAGCTCGGCACGCAGGACTTCTACTACTTCCCCGACGGCACCGCACACAAAAACCGCATGCAGGGCAACGACTTCATCCACAGCAACATGTATCACCGTGGCCTGCGCTGCTTCGATTGCCACGACGTTCACAGCAGTGACAATCCCTCCAACCTCATCGCTACCGGAAACGAACTCTGCCTCGGCTGTCACACCAAAGAAAATCCGGCAGGCTTGAAAACATCAGTCGCCGAACATACGCATCATGCCGAAACCAGCGCTGGAAGCCAGTGCGCAGCCTGCCACATGCCGAAGATCGAAGTCACTATCAAAGGTCAGTTCGTCAGCAGTCACACCTTTAACTTCATCTGGCCGAAAATGACAGAACAATTCGGCATTCCAAATGCCTGCAACACCTGCCACAAAGATAAGACTCCAGCCTGGGCAACCGAACAACTCCAACACTGGAATACCATCTCTCCTTGGCGTGCAGGAAGTTAG
- a CDS encoding SDR family NAD(P)-dependent oxidoreductase, whose amino-acid sequence MSHPLSLEGKTAVIVGGTSGIGRALSLGLADAGANVIASARRKEQVEETAAAIEAKGKRTLRVTSDVAERASLENLLVETLKHFEKVDILINCAGKIKRAPTLTFPEEEWQSIMDTNLTGTLRACQIFGKHMLDRGYGRIINIASLNTFVALNEVAAYAASKAAVASLTRSLAVEWSKHGVCVNAIAPGVFRTALNAELLDSTPRGKELLMRTPMGRFGKTEEVVGAAIFLSSDGASYVTGQTLVVDGGFLASGVNQ is encoded by the coding sequence GTGTCCCACCCACTCAGCCTCGAAGGAAAAACAGCCGTCATCGTTGGCGGAACATCCGGCATCGGCCGTGCCCTCAGCCTCGGCCTCGCCGACGCCGGAGCCAACGTCATCGCTTCCGCGCGCCGCAAAGAGCAGGTCGAAGAAACCGCCGCCGCCATCGAAGCCAAAGGCAAGCGCACCCTGCGCGTCACCTCTGACGTAGCAGAACGCGCCTCGCTCGAAAACCTCCTCGTCGAGACCCTCAAGCATTTCGAGAAAGTCGACATCCTCATCAACTGCGCAGGAAAGATCAAGCGCGCGCCTACGCTCACCTTTCCGGAAGAAGAGTGGCAGAGCATTATGGACACCAACCTCACTGGAACTCTGCGCGCCTGCCAGATCTTTGGCAAGCACATGCTCGACCGCGGCTACGGACGCATCATCAACATCGCCTCGCTCAACACCTTCGTCGCACTGAATGAAGTCGCCGCCTATGCCGCCAGCAAAGCCGCCGTCGCGTCGCTTACGCGCTCACTCGCCGTCGAGTGGTCGAAACACGGCGTCTGTGTCAATGCCATCGCCCCGGGAGTCTTCCGCACCGCACTCAACGCCGAACTTCTCGACAGCACGCCACGCGGCAAGGAACTCCTTATGCGGACCCCCATGGGCCGCTTCGGAAAAACAGAAGAAGTCGTCGGTGCTGCCATCTTTCTTTCATCCGATGGAGCGTCGTATGTAACCGGACAAACATTAGTTGTCGACGGCGGCTTTCTCGCCAGTGGTGTGAACCAGTAA
- a CDS encoding lactate racemase domain-containing protein — protein sequence MSLYLSTGSSTTELAPDQLRELLFQALDAIGARKRVLVVPPDQTRAHSRAGDITRYAYEYYGDKLEAILPALGTHSAMSPASLTRMFGEVPHSLFRVHNWRTDVETLGEVPAEYIYQQSEGKLNYAWPAQVNRLIVRGGFDLVLSIGQVVPHEVIGMANYNKNILIGTGGRESINRSHYLGAVYGMERIMGRAHNPVREVLNYASDKFLKNIPIVYVHTVVGRNAQGRLAVRGLFVGDDVECFHRAADLSLEVNFEMLDRSIQKAVVYLEPQEFKSTWLGNKAVYRTRMALADGGELIVLAPGVKEFGEDKTIDALIRKYGYRGTPSTLEAVEKHPDLASDLSAAAHLIHGSSEGRFNITYCPGSLTQQEIESVGFRYADLATMTGRYDPTKLANGYNTVNGEEIFFISNPGLGLWAYKGHFT from the coding sequence ATGAGCCTCTATCTAAGCACCGGAAGCAGCACCACAGAACTCGCACCAGACCAACTCCGCGAACTGCTCTTTCAGGCACTCGACGCGATCGGCGCACGCAAGCGCGTCCTCGTCGTACCGCCCGATCAAACCCGCGCCCACTCCCGCGCAGGCGACATCACCCGCTACGCCTATGAGTACTACGGAGACAAACTCGAAGCCATTCTCCCCGCGCTCGGCACCCACTCCGCCATGTCACCCGCAAGCCTCACGCGGATGTTCGGCGAAGTGCCGCACTCGCTCTTCCGCGTCCACAACTGGCGCACCGATGTCGAAACGCTGGGCGAAGTCCCCGCCGAATATATTTACCAACAATCGGAAGGCAAACTCAACTATGCATGGCCCGCGCAGGTCAATCGTCTCATCGTTCGTGGCGGCTTCGATCTCGTGCTCTCCATTGGACAGGTCGTGCCGCATGAAGTTATCGGCATGGCCAACTACAACAAGAACATCCTCATCGGAACCGGCGGCCGCGAAAGCATCAACCGCAGCCATTATCTCGGCGCAGTCTACGGCATGGAACGCATCATGGGTCGCGCCCATAATCCCGTGCGCGAAGTGCTCAATTACGCCTCCGACAAGTTCCTGAAAAACATACCCATCGTCTACGTGCACACCGTCGTCGGCCGCAACGCGCAAGGCCGACTAGCCGTGCGCGGACTCTTCGTCGGCGACGATGTCGAGTGCTTCCACCGCGCCGCCGATCTGAGCCTCGAAGTCAACTTCGAAATGCTCGACCGCTCCATCCAGAAAGCCGTCGTCTATCTTGAACCGCAGGAATTCAAAAGCACGTGGCTCGGTAACAAAGCCGTCTACCGCACGCGTATGGCATTAGCCGATGGCGGCGAACTCATCGTCCTCGCACCCGGAGTGAAAGAATTCGGCGAAGACAAAACCATCGACGCGCTCATCCGCAAGTACGGATACCGCGGCACGCCATCCACACTTGAAGCCGTCGAGAAGCATCCCGACCTCGCATCTGACCTGAGCGCCGCCGCGCACCTCATCCACGGCTCGTCGGAAGGGCGCTTCAACATCACCTACTGCCCCGGCTCGCTCACGCAACAGGAAATCGAGAGCGTAGGCTTCCGCTACGCCGACCTCGCCACCATGACCGGGCGCTACGATCCGACGAAACTCGCGAACGGCTACAACACCGTCAACGGCGAAGAAATTTTCTTCATCTCAAATCCCGGCCTCGGTCTCTGGGCCTACAAAGGCCACTTCACTTGA
- a CDS encoding MFS transporter — MTASGNSIEPALADDLIVSRPVSSHTRWTICALLFAATSINYMDRQVLGILAPTLQHSIGWTEAQYGYIVSAFQFAYAVGLILAGQMVDRFGTRIGYAIVMGIWSISAMAHSLAHSAFGFGVARFFLGLGESGNFPAAIKTTAEWFPQGERSLATGIFNSGTNLGAILAPAIVPWVTIRYGWRASFLITGAFSAAWIVWWLTHYRKPSDHPKVSQSELDKINSDPPQSVAKIPWSKIIGYRQTWAFSLAKFLTDPIWWFYLYWLPKFFDARFHLGLTHLGLPLIIVYNASAVGSIGGGWLPALFNRTGTSMIKARLTTMLLFACMVTPIFFASRTDSEWVAVGLLSLAAAAHQGWSANLFTTASDMFPKSAVGAVVGIGGMAGSVGGVLFSLSTGWILEITHSYSSLFGIAASAYLIALLVLRTLAPGLKKIEVPA; from the coding sequence TTGACTGCCTCCGGCAACTCGATCGAACCAGCGCTGGCCGACGACCTCATCGTGTCCCGCCCAGTCAGTAGCCACACGCGCTGGACCATCTGCGCCCTGCTCTTCGCCGCGACCTCCATCAACTACATGGACCGTCAGGTCCTCGGCATCCTCGCCCCCACGCTCCAGCACAGCATCGGCTGGACAGAGGCGCAGTATGGCTATATCGTCAGCGCCTTCCAGTTCGCCTACGCCGTCGGCCTCATCCTCGCCGGACAAATGGTGGATCGCTTCGGCACGCGCATCGGCTATGCCATCGTCATGGGCATCTGGAGCATCTCCGCCATGGCCCACTCCCTTGCCCACTCCGCATTTGGATTCGGCGTGGCGCGCTTCTTCCTCGGCCTCGGCGAATCCGGCAATTTTCCCGCCGCCATCAAAACTACCGCCGAATGGTTCCCGCAAGGCGAGCGCTCTCTCGCGACTGGAATCTTCAACTCCGGTACGAATCTGGGCGCGATCCTCGCGCCCGCCATCGTGCCCTGGGTCACAATTCGTTACGGGTGGCGCGCCTCATTCCTGATCACCGGAGCCTTCAGCGCCGCGTGGATCGTCTGGTGGCTCACCCACTATCGCAAGCCATCCGATCACCCCAAAGTCAGCCAGTCTGAACTCGACAAGATCAACAGCGACCCGCCGCAGTCGGTCGCGAAAATCCCCTGGAGCAAAATCATCGGCTATCGCCAGACGTGGGCATTTTCTCTGGCGAAATTTCTTACCGACCCTATCTGGTGGTTCTATCTCTACTGGCTGCCGAAATTCTTCGACGCCCGCTTCCATCTCGGACTCACGCACCTCGGCTTGCCGCTCATCATCGTCTACAACGCATCGGCGGTCGGAAGCATCGGCGGCGGATGGCTCCCCGCACTCTTCAATCGCACCGGCACATCGATGATCAAGGCCCGTCTCACGACCATGCTGCTCTTCGCCTGCATGGTGACGCCCATTTTCTTCGCAAGCCGAACGGATTCCGAATGGGTCGCCGTCGGCCTGCTCAGCCTCGCCGCAGCCGCGCATCAGGGATGGTCCGCCAACCTCTTCACCACCGCGTCTGACATGTTCCCCAAGAGCGCCGTAGGCGCAGTCGTCGGCATCGGAGGCATGGCCGGTTCAGTCGGCGGAGTGCTCTTTTCCCTCAGCACAGGCTGGATACTCGAGATCACCCACAGCTACTCGTCTTTATTCGGAATCGCGGCCAGCGCCTACCTCATTGCCTTGCTCGTCCTCCGCACACTCGCACCCGGACTGAAGAAAATCGAAGTCCCGGCATAA
- the uxaC gene encoding glucuronate isomerase, giving the protein MLHPDRLFPADPGTRAIARRLYASISDLPIISPHGHTEAAWFAKNDPFPDPAQLLILPDHYIYRMLYSQGVSMHELGIRQTGAPDSYKIDSRKVWRIFAEHYHLFSGTPTRIWLDYEFEILFGLDQRISAATADHYFDVIAEKLQQPEFLPRALYERFHLEALSTTDSPLDSLEHHQAIRESNWKARILPTFRPDSVVDPAFQGFRENIGKLGDQTGEDTSTWPGYLNGLRKTRQRFKSLGATATDHGHPTANTANLSPQESEKLFAATLSGNSSPEQQELFRAQMLTEMARMSIDDGLVMQLHPGSFRNHNQKVFEQFGRDSGADIPTRTDYVHGLKPLLDLFGNEPSFTFILFTLDESTFSRELAPLAGHYPCLRLGPPWWFFDSPEGMLRFRELATETAGFYNTVGFNDDTRAFLSIPARHDVARRIDCNYLARLVAEHRIDEDEAFDLAQDLTINLVRKAYRL; this is encoded by the coding sequence ATCCTTCATCCAGACCGGCTCTTTCCCGCTGACCCCGGAACCCGCGCCATCGCGCGTCGTCTCTACGCATCGATCAGCGATTTGCCCATCATCAGCCCGCACGGCCACACCGAAGCAGCATGGTTCGCAAAGAACGATCCGTTTCCCGATCCGGCACAACTCCTCATCCTGCCCGATCACTACATCTACCGGATGCTCTACAGTCAGGGCGTCTCGATGCACGAGCTCGGGATCCGCCAGACCGGCGCTCCCGACTCGTACAAAATCGACTCGCGCAAAGTCTGGCGCATCTTTGCTGAGCACTATCACCTCTTCAGCGGCACACCCACGCGCATCTGGCTCGACTACGAATTCGAAATCCTCTTCGGCCTCGACCAGCGCATCTCAGCCGCCACTGCGGATCATTACTTCGACGTCATCGCAGAAAAACTCCAGCAGCCCGAATTCCTCCCACGCGCCCTCTACGAGCGCTTCCACCTCGAAGCCCTCTCAACCACCGATTCACCACTCGACTCACTTGAACACCACCAGGCCATCCGCGAATCAAACTGGAAAGCCCGCATTCTCCCAACTTTCCGCCCGGACTCCGTAGTCGATCCGGCATTCCAAGGCTTCCGCGAAAACATCGGGAAGCTCGGCGATCAGACTGGCGAAGACACGAGCACATGGCCCGGCTACCTCAACGGCCTGCGCAAAACTCGTCAGCGCTTCAAATCGCTCGGCGCCACAGCCACCGACCACGGCCACCCCACTGCCAACACAGCAAACCTCAGCCCACAGGAGTCAGAAAAACTCTTCGCAGCAACCCTCTCAGGCAACTCAAGCCCCGAGCAGCAGGAACTCTTCCGCGCACAGATGCTGACGGAAATGGCGCGCATGAGTATAGACGACGGTTTGGTGATGCAGCTTCACCCCGGAAGCTTCCGCAACCACAACCAAAAGGTCTTCGAGCAATTCGGTCGTGACTCCGGAGCCGACATCCCCACGCGAACCGACTACGTCCACGGACTCAAACCACTCCTCGACCTCTTCGGCAACGAGCCGTCCTTCACCTTCATCCTCTTCACGCTCGACGAATCCACTTTCAGCCGCGAACTCGCACCGCTCGCAGGGCACTATCCGTGCCTGCGCCTCGGCCCGCCGTGGTGGTTCTTTGACAGCCCCGAAGGCATGCTCCGCTTCCGCGAATTGGCAACCGAGACCGCCGGCTTCTACAACACCGTCGGCTTCAATGACGACACGCGCGCATTTCTCTCCATCCCGGCACGCCATGACGTAGCCCGCCGCATCGACTGCAACTACCTCGCCCGACTCGTTGCCGAGCACCGCATCGATGAAGACGAAGCATTCGATCTGGCACAGGATCTGACAATAAACCTCGTCCGCAAAGCATACCGTCTGTAG